One window of the Pseudomonas sp. S04 genome contains the following:
- a CDS encoding antibiotic biosynthesis monooxygenase: MSTSPVTLMVARRVASGRYQELIAWLREGEQLATDFPGYLGSGVLAPPPGDDEFQIIFRFADEPTLHAWEHSASRTAWLGRGSELFAHPSEHRVSGIDGWFGAAGQRPPRWKQAVAIWLAFFPVSLLFNFVLGPLLSDLDMLPRVFISTLALTPLMVYFFIPLSTRLLASWLSSTPAPSLPAEATAQNR; the protein is encoded by the coding sequence ATGTCTACCTCACCTGTCACCTTGATGGTGGCGCGCCGCGTTGCCAGCGGACGCTATCAGGAACTGATCGCCTGGTTGCGCGAAGGCGAACAACTGGCCACTGACTTTCCCGGCTACCTGGGCTCCGGCGTACTCGCTCCGCCGCCTGGTGATGACGAATTCCAGATCATTTTCCGTTTCGCCGACGAACCGACCCTGCACGCCTGGGAGCACTCCGCCTCGCGCACGGCCTGGCTAGGGCGTGGCAGCGAACTGTTTGCCCATCCTTCGGAACATCGAGTCAGCGGCATCGATGGCTGGTTCGGCGCCGCCGGCCAGCGCCCGCCGCGCTGGAAACAGGCTGTCGCCATCTGGCTGGCATTCTTTCCGGTCTCGCTACTGTTCAACTTTGTCCTGGGCCCATTGCTCAGCGACCTCGACATGCTGCCCCGGGTGTTCATCAGCACCCTGGCCCTGACCCCCTTGATGGTCTATTTCTTCATCCCGCTGTCGACTCGCCTGCTGGCCAGTTGGCTGAGCAGCACGCCCGCACCGTCGTTGCCGGCCGAGGCGACTGCGCAAAACCGCTAA